One window of Papaver somniferum cultivar HN1 chromosome 9, ASM357369v1, whole genome shotgun sequence genomic DNA carries:
- the LOC113309923 gene encoding protein DETOXIFICATION 29-like has translation MENSTAYEPLISNRDEAGEVVLNSRQESSFGSSFVQEDDILPIQGAGDFFREFSVESKKLWLLAGPAVFTSICQYTLGAITQVFAGQVGTLELAAFSVENSVIAGFSFGIMMGMGSALETLCGQAYGAGQQDMLGIYMQRSWVILNATSIILMFLYVFAEPLLKLIGQDTKIAEAAGVFAIYMIPQLFAYSMNFPIAKFLQAQSKIMVMAMISFVVLILHTVLSWVVMLKLGWGLVGAAVVLNASWWLIVVGQLLYIFSGTCGRAWSGFSWKAFQNLWGFVKLSLASAVMLCLEVWYYMALILFAGYLKNPEVAVDALSTCMNILGWAVMVAFGFNAATSVRVSNELGAGHPRTAKFSVIVVVLSSFVLGLIMALVLIATRKIYPSAFTNSVEVQELIYILTPLLAFSIIINNVQPVLSGVAIGAGWQALVAYVNIGCYYLFGIPLGLIFGYKLDFGVQGIWCGMLLGTILQTGILFGMTYMTNWNKEASIAGDRIRKWGGEPDADEKKTSGLILPPM, from the exons atggAGAATTCTACTGCTTACGAACCTCTTATCTCAAACAGAGATGAAGCTGGAGAAGTAGTATTGAACAGCCGTCAAGAAAGTTCATTTGGTTCATCATTTGTACAAGAAGATGATATTTTACCCATACAAGGAGCAGGAGATTTCTTTAGAGAATTCTCTGTCGAATCCAAGAAACTATGGCTTTTAGCTGGTCCTGCTGTATTCACATCCATATGCCAGTACACACTTGGAGCTATAACTCAAGTTTTCGCCGGTCAAGTCGGTACGCTAGAACTCGCTGCTTTCTCTGTAGAAAACTCTGTCATCGCCGGATTCTCTTTCGGCATCATG ATGGGAATGGGAAGTGCCTTAGAAACCCTGTGCGGTCAGGCATATGGTGCCGGCCAACAAGACATGTTGGGGATCTACATGCAAAGATCATGGGTCATACTCAACGCAACGTCAATCATCTTGATGTTCCTCTACGTGTTTGCGGAACCGCTTTTGAAATTGATCGGACAAGATACGAAAATTGCAGAAGCAGCTGGCGTTTTCGCAATATATATGATACCGCAGTTGTTCGCGTATTCGATGAATTTTCCGATAGCCAAGTTCTTGCAAGCACAGAGCAAGATCATGGTGATGGCTATGATATCATTTGTGGTTCTAATTCTCCACACCGTACTAAGTTGGGTCgtgatgttgaaacttggatGGGGACTTGTTGGGGCAGCTGTGGTTTTGAATGCGTCTTGGTGGCTAATTGTTGTGGGCCAGTTATTGTACATTTTTAGTGGAACTTGTGGTCGAGCTTGGTCTGGATTTTCATGGAAGGCTTTTCAGAATTTATGGGGATTTGTCAAGTTATCACTTGCATCCGCCGTAATGCTCTG TTTGGAGGTCTGGTACTATATGGCTTTGATTCTATTTGCCGGATATCTGAAGAATCCTGAAGTTGCAGTTGATGCCCTCTCCACTTG TATGAACATATTGGGTTGGGCAGTAATGGTGGCTTTCGGATTCAATGCAGCTACCAGTGTGAGGGTGTCTAATGAACTTGGAGCAGGTCATCCAAGAACCGCGAAATTTTCAGTAATAGTCGTTGTTCTAAGTTCGTTCGTTTTGGGATTGATCATGGCCTTGGTTCTTATCGCTACTCGGAAAATCTACCCATCGGCATTTACAAACAGTGTTGAGGTACAGGAACTCATTTACATTCTCACCCCATTGCTAGCTttctccatcatcatcaacaacgtgCAGCCGGTCCTTTCAG GTGTGGCAATAGGAGCAGGATGGCAAGCTCTAGTTGCTTATGTAAACATTGGGTGTTACTATCTTTTTGGAATTCCTTTGGGTCTCATTTTCGGTTACAAGCTTGATTTCGGCGTCCAGGGGATTTGGTGTGGAATGCTTTTAGGGACTATACTGCAAACTGGTATCCTCTTTGGAATGACTTACATGACGAACTGGAACAAAGAGGCTTCTATTGCAGGCGACAGGATTAGAAAATGGGGTGGAGAACCCGATGCAGATGAGAAAAAAACATCCGGTTTGATTTTACCACCAATGTAG
- the LOC113314192 gene encoding probable serine/threonine-protein kinase nek3: protein MNRSFIRPTEQENQTMRNNFGNNNNTVMIMKKKKENNEEELALFLEMRKREKDRSNLLNSGGDSLEAQSLGSKLEDSPVYKIVSSTRPRKADEFLNAENDKNDYDWLITPPRTPLFPSLEMDAERNAINRLGLGTPKARQTSLKSKLANSQVEIGARGNPAFRPQPPSSPGLHFSGAGTRRPASSGGRLSTASRPATPTRRPALPLTANTSRPSTPTSRPTLPASKSMALSGRFSNPSARSSTPTSRMTAPPSKSVSRSATPTRRPSATSSLSVPRSMTPTRRPSTPSKVSSVSAPLSRSSSVSKSGPTTTRNPVPARASSPTVKSRPWKLLEMPGFSLEAPPNLRTSLPERPASASRGRPQAPNVRSSVECGSNGRPRRQSCSPSRGRAPNSGIHSYGSSAHAVSQARYSGIDNPNPVLSGTKMVDRAVNMRRPAPPKQDDLRTGNNPVRKSSPSLDGSNFGRSLSGKSLDMAMRHMDIKRSVSGSSLRPKMTNIPASSLYSVRSGPARTRTLSMSDSPITTCSTASSEQSVNNTAFCLYDSELEDDLNTERGGRFYAASLQGR from the exons ATGAATCGAAGTTTCATCAGGCCAACAGAACAGGAAAATCAAACAATGAGGAACAATTTcggaaacaataataatactgtgatgataatgaagaagaagaaggagaataacgaagaagaactTGCTTTGTTCCTCGAGATGCGTAAGCGAGAGAAAGATCGAAGCAATCTTCTCAACTCTGGTGGTGATTCACTGGAAGCTCAATCTCTAG GGTCTAAACTTGAAGACTCACCGGTATACAAGATTGTGTCATCTACACGGCCACGCAAAGCTGATGAATTCTTGAACgcggagaatgataagaacgattATGATTG GCTTATTACACCTCCTCGCACTCCTCTTTTTCCTTCATTGGAGATGGACGCGGAGAGAAATGCGATAAATCGGCTCGGACTCGGCACTCCCAAGGCTCGTCAAACTTCATTGAAGTCTAAG ttagcgAACTCCCAGGTGGAGATTGGTGCTAGAGGAAATCCAGCATTTAGACCGCAACCACCTTCATCCCCTGGCTTACACTTTTCCGGCGCAGGGACTCGTAGGCCAGCATCATCAGGGGGGAGACTATCAACTGCTTCTAGACCTGCAACACCTACGAGACGCCCCGCGTTACCTTTAACTGCTAACACTTCGAGACCTTCCACACCTACTTCAAGGCCAACTTTACCAGCCTCTAAGTCAATGGCTCTTTCTGGAAGGTTCTCAAACCCTTCTGCTAGATCTTCCACACCCACGTCTAGAATGACAGCACCACCATCCAAATCTGTATCAAGATCAGCAACACCAACTCGGCGACCGTCAGCCACATCAAGTTTATCTGTACCAAGATCAATGACACCAACTAGGAGACCGTCAACCCCATCAAAAGTATCCAGCGTGTCAGCTCCTCTTAGCAGGTCTTCCTCTGTTAGCAAATCAGGTCCCACAACAACAAGGAATCCAGTACCAGCAAGGGCAAGTTCACCAACTGTTAAATCCAGACCATGGAAGCTCTTAGAGATGCCTGGTTTCTCACTCGAAGCTCCCCCGAATTTAAGGACTTCACTGCCCGAAAGGCCGGCTTCTGCATCAAGGGGAAGGCCTCAAGCTCCTAATGTTCGATCCTCTGTTGAGTGTGGGTCAAATGGTCGACCAAGAAGACAATCATGTTCTCCTTCGAGAGGCCGCGCTCCAAATAGTGGTATCCACAGCTATGGTAGCTCTGCTCATGCAGTCAGTCAGGCACGTTATAGCGGTATTGACAATCCAAACCCAGTTTTGAGTGGAACCAAGATGGTTGATAGAGCAGTAAACATGCGAAGACCTGCACCCCCGAAGCAAGATGATCTGCGCACCGGTAATAATCCAGTTCGAAAGTCATCTCCATCCCTGGATGGCTCAAATTTTGGGAGATCACTTTCGGGTAAATCTTTAGATATGGCGATGAGACATATG GACATAAAGCGAAGTGTTTCAGGCAGTAGCTTACGCCCAAAAATGACAAATATCCCAGCATCATCTTTATACAGCGTAAGATCAGGACCAGCAAGAACCAGGACCCTTAGTATGTCAGACTCTCCTATTACCACATGCAGTACTGCTAGTTCTGAGCAGAGTGTCAACAATACTGCATTTTGCCTGTATGATAGTGAACTAGAAGATGATCTTAATACTGAAAGAGGAGGGCGATTCTACGCTGCCAGCTTGCAAGGTAGATGA
- the LOC113309925 gene encoding clathrin light chain 2-like, giving the protein MSSSFDESVSSTRPFDDDNYLGYDPRLPSQRFDSFNASTNFTDNDSLKDGGDDNTSLPIFNDDDGMFSSHHQPIPDTPSPQAPIYGSGSGFSPFESELNGKHHLDVDDDVFGQSDGPVLPPPDQMQDEGFALREWRRVNAIQLAEKEKNEKEMLNQIIDEADEYKIEFYRKRQVAMESNKSLNREKEKLFVANRDKFHSEADKNYWKAIAELVPNEVPAIEKRRGKKDQDKKPSIVVVQGPKPGKPTDLARMRQILTKLKHNTPAHMKPPPPGADKDAKTGAASKDAKTGVAAKDGKTGLATASSKAPAVTTAAVSATA; this is encoded by the exons ATgtcatcttcatttgatgaatcggTTTCATCAACTCGTCCATTTGATGATGATAATTACTTAGGTTATGATCCTCGTCTTCCTTCTCAACGGTTTGACTCATTCAACGCTTCTACAAATTTCACTGATAACGATTCTCTCAaagatggtggtgatgataaTACATCGTTGCCGAtctttaatgatgatgatggtatgTTTTCATCTCATCATCAACCGATTCCTGATACTCCTTCTCCACAAGCACCGATCTATGGTTCTGGTTCTGGTTTCTCACCGTTTGAATCTGAATTGAATGGTAAACATCATCTTGATGTTGACGATGATGTTTTTGGCCAATCTGATGGTCCAGTTTTGCCACCACCTGATCAGATGCAGGATGAAGGTTTCGCTCTTCGTGAGTGGAGAAG GGTGAATGCTATTCAGTTAGCAGAGAAAGagaaaaatgagaaagaaatgttGAATCAAATAATAGATGAAGCCGATGAGTACAAAATTGAGTTTTACAGAAAGAGGCAGGTCGCTATGGAGAGCAACAAATCCTTAAACAGGGAAAAAGAGAAG CTCTTTGTGGCCAATCGAGACAAGTTCCATTCTGAGGCTGACAAGAATTACTGGAAGGCTATTGCTGAGCTCGTCCCTAATGAAGTCCCAGCTATAGAGAAGAGGAGGGGGAAGAAGGACCAGGACAAGAAACCATCAATTGTTGTGGTTCAAGGGCCAAAGCCTGGTAAACCAACTGACCTCGCTAGGATGCGACAGATTTTAACGAAGCTCAAGCACAATACACCTGCACACATGAAGCCTCCACCACCAGGTGCTGATAAAGATGCTAAAACTGGAGCTGCTTCCAAAGACGCTAAAACTGGAGTTGCTGCTAAAGACGGGAAAACTGGACTGGCCACTGCTTCCTCTAAGGCTCCAGCTGTGACTACTGCCGCTGTATCAGCTACAGCTTAA